The genomic interval TAAAAGCAGCCGATCCGGGAACTATGGGAGCCGTATATGGTGTAACCACAGCTCCGGGATAGTACATATAGGCGTTTGGCTGCGGCACTGGAACCACGGCCATTTGAGCGGGCATGCTGTACAGCCGCTGGAGCTCCTCGTTGTTTAGTGGCCTCTGTTGCTGGACAGCTGGTTGGTAAGGCACCAACTGCAGGTCACCGTAAGCAGGTCCACCCACAACTCCACCTGCCACCATACCGTACGGTGTCGGCTGAGCAGTTGTTGGACGTTGCTGGTGAGGTGGAAACCCGTATTGAGAAGGAATTGAAGCCGACGCAACTGGACCCATTGGCACCAGGGCTGACTGCGGATTGGTCGGCTGCATCCGCTGCAGATCCTCGATAAGTTTGCCAAAGGGACTGCTACTCTCTGGCTGCTTGCTGGTGGGACTTGCGAAGCAGATCAGATCGTTATCCGTCCCCTGGGCCGGCGGTGTGCGCGATCGTTCCACATTTTCCGGACTGATGGCCACCTGATGCACCTCCGAGTGCCGTCGTGGTTGATGTAGGCTCTGACTACGATGCGCCGGCTGGTAATCTCGGCTAGCAAGGGTGGAGCTCTGCTGATACCCGGAGCCGTACTTCTTGTTTCGCCTGTAGTCATCGAGGGCATGCTGCTCCAGACTCAGGGCGGTCGCCTTGGCCAGGTCATCCTGGAATTGTTTGTCGTAGTCGATATGCGCTTGATTTGAC from Drosophila mauritiana strain mau12 chromosome 3L, ASM438214v1, whole genome shotgun sequence carries:
- the LOC117139102 gene encoding uncharacterized protein LOC117139102 isoform X3, with the protein product MSNQAHIDYDKQFQDDLAKATALSLEQHALDDYRRNKKYGSGYQQSSTLASRDYQPAHRSQSLHQPRRHSEVHQVAISPENVERSRTPPAQGTDNDLICFASPTSKQPESSSPFGKLIEDLQRMQPTNPQSALVPMGPVASASIPSQYGFPPHQQRPTTAQPTPYGMVAGGVVGGPAYGDLQLVPYQPAVQQQRPLNNEELQRLYSMPAQMAVVPVPQPNAYMYYPGAVVTPYTAPIVPGSAAFMPPQYPAQGYGFGGAYTHMDLRRPQSQPAPQQTAPTTSHHHSQPSNHSTSSSFEANGVAFQARRQVLSTGSVSSSSHTGNNGHSSGPRRGNDLIDLNHEDYSRVSVLEAFDPLLNDNTVSKK